The Acidobacteriaceae bacterium nucleotide sequence AAGTCACCTGGTCGGAGAGCTATCCGCTGGTGTGCATTGACCGGCCGCCGGCAGAGTGGCCGGGGGACAGCGTGACGGTCGAGAACTTTGAAGGCGGCTACGCTGCGGGCGCACATCTGGCGCAGTTGGGGCACAAGACGGTCGGAATCCTTCGCGGCCCGGCCAATGTGGTGACGTCGACCGAACGCGTCAAAGGATTTACAAAGGCGCTGGCAGAACGCGGAGTACAGATTTCGCCGGAGTACGTGCAGGAAAGTCACTTTGATCAGGAGAGCGGCTACCAGAGCGCGATGCGCTTGCTGCGACTGGTTCCGCGGCCGACGGCGATCTTTGCCGGCAATGATCTGATCGCAGTGGGTGCGCTTTCGGCGATCAAAGCCGCAAAGCTGCGCTGCCCGGAGGATGTGTCCCTGGTGAGCTTTGATGGACTATCGTTTGCAGACTTCACGGATCCGGCCCTGACGACGGTGGTGCAGCCTAGTTACCAGATCGGCCTTGCCGCCGGTCGGTTATTGCTGGAACGTATCAACGGCGACCAGAGCGCCCCCCGGAACGTGGTGATGAAGACCGAGTTGAAGATCCGGGACAGCACGCAGGCACCCTCGAGCAGTAACTGACGCTGAGCCAAAGGTAAGCGGCAGAAGCAGATACGAAACGGCGCGAAAATGCGAGCGATATTCGTCTCCGCAGGGTGTGGTTCACCGCTACAATCTAGGCGTGAACCGCACCACATCGTTACTTCTGCCTGCCCTTCTGCTGTCAGCCCTTTCGCCATTTTCCTACGCACAAGCTGCGCCTGATCAGCAGCCGGTGGGAGATGCTTCGCAGGGCTATCGTCTGAAGACGACAACCCGACTCGTCGTATTGGACGTAGTGGTTCTGGATAAAAAGGGCAATCCGGTGAAGGGGCTCGACAAGAGCCAGTTCACGGTGCTGGAAGATAAGAAGCCCCAGACGATCCGCAACTTCGAGTTGCATGAGCCCACACCGGCGGACCAGAAGCCGAAGGTGATCGTAAAGAGCACGGCTGATCTGAACAAGATTGGCACCGACCCGGTCGACATCCTTGTCTTCGACGAGTTGAACTCAAAGTTCGAAGACATGACGTATGCGCGCGACCGGATGCTGAAGTACCTGATGCGTCAGCCGGAGATTCTGCCGCGCCCGACGCAGTTGCTGGCTGCAGGCGACGCCCACTTTGTAGTGCTGCACGATTACACGCAGAACCGCCAGGAGTTGCTGGATGCGCTGAAGACACACCTGCCGCAGTATCCGTGGCAGATGATGCGGAACCAGGTGGGCGATGGCGCGCTGGAGCGCATGGCGCAGACGCTGGGAATTCTGTCGCAGATCGCGGACGCTTCCAGCGGAACGCGTGGCCGCAAGAACGTGGTGTGGATTGGCGCGGGTTATCCGTCGGTGGACACGTCGGCGATGGACCAGGAAGACCAGGACAAGATTATGGAGACGATCCGCGTGGTGACGTCGCGGATGCTGACCTCTCATGTGGTTCTGTATGTGATTGACCCGGCAGGCGTGCAGGCGATGCAGCAGGACACGGGCACGGATGACGAAGGCAACGCCACAAGCAGCAACCTGGCCAGCGGACTGGGGCCGTTCACCGACAAACTGGACTTTGCGACGTTTGCCCCGGCGACGGGCGGCGAGATCTTTGCCGAACGGAACGACATCGACCGCGAAGTCGACGACGGGTTGCGCGAGTCTTCGAGCTACTACACGCTGACCTACACGCCGACGAATACGGACGACGTGAGCACGGCGTTCCGCGATATCCGCGTCAAGATGAAGGACCCGTCGCTGCACGCGGTAACGCGCAAGGGATACTTTGGCGGGCCGATCCCGGTGGAAGTGGCTCCGAAGCAGGACACGAAGCCGAGCAACCAATTGAAGTGGGACATTGGCGCAGCCGCGCAGACGACGCTGCCGTACAACGGGCTGGATGTGCGCGCGGATGAGATCAGCGGCGGCTACAAGCTGAATGTGGTGGCCAAGGGGCTGACGTGGACGGACCTGGAAGATGGTTCGCGCACTGCAGAAGTCACGATCATGGCGGTTTGCACGACCGAAAAGGCGAAGTCTGTATGCCATGAGAGTCGCGAGATCAAAGACAAGATCAAGCCGACGGACGACATCGAGCGTGGCGAACGGGTGACGTTCCCGTTCAAGATGGATGTACCAGAGCGCACGACGCACCTGCGGTTTGTGGTGCGCGATGCAGGCAGTGGACGTATCGGCACGACCGATGTCGACATGAAGTAAGTACGTTGCGGGAGGGGCTGATGCCCTTCCCGTTTCCTTCGAAGGGCAACGGTGAGTCGCCTTTCTTCCTAAAACTTCCTCAGGAGGATGTATGACGTTTCTTCGCAGTGCAGGCGGCGCTTTGGCGCTGGCCGCAGTCACGATGGCAGGCCTGTCCGCACGAGCCGGCGCGCAGGTAAAGCCTGCCGACAAGCCGATCTTTCCTGCCGGTACGCCGGTGGTCAATGTGCCGTTCGCGGATGACAATCTGAACTTCCAGAAGCTGGGCTCGCTGCACATGCGGCTGTCGTTCAACGGCGGTCCGGACAAGCGGTTCCAGGTCGACACGGGATCGACGGGCATTATGGTGCCGGCGAGCATGATTCCGAATTATCAGGGCAAGGGTGAGCCGGGAGAGATTACGTATTCCAGCTCGGGCGTTCACCTGACGGGCACCTGGGAGACGGTGGATGTGACGTTTGAAGACGCAAGGATGCCGGACGGATCACCTGTGGTGGCGCACATGCCGGTGCTGGCGGTGACGCAGAAGGAGTGCCTTGCGCTGGGCGTGAACGCGACCAAGTGCAGCCCCGGACCGTGGGGCGGCGGCATGATGGGTGTCGGGTTTGGCCGCGGCAAGGACGAAGACTGGAACACACAGCAACGGAACCCCTGGCTGATGCTGAACGCGATGCAGGAAGGCCGGATGCGGCGAGGCTATGTGATCACGCCCAAGGGCGTGCAGCTGGGGCTGAATGCGGAGACGATCAGCGGCGACTGGAAGTGGCAGAAGCTGCTGCCACGCACGGCGACAGTGCCGAGCAGTTATCCAGGGCCGAAGGATTGGACGACAGCCGCGGGAACGGTTGAGGTAAAAGGCACACGGCTGCCGATGGGCACCGTGCTGATTGATACGGGTCTGACGAACATGATGCTGTCGTCGCCGGGCGCACCGGATAGCGGCGACGTGCCGGATGGCGTACCGATCAAGGTATGGCTGCTGGGTGGACAGTTGAGCTATGAGTTCACGACCGGCGGAATGCATGATCCAGAGACGCCGCGCAAGGTGAGCTGGCGCAAGCCGCACGAGACCACGTTTGTGAATACGGGGCTGCGGGCGATTGCGCACTTTGACTACTGCTATGACTCGGACGGTGGGTTCCTGGGGCTGAAGTTTCGGCCGTAGGGAGTTGCTGGAACGCGAAAAGGCCTGCCGGTTGGCAGGCCTTTTCTATTGCTGCTTCTATTGCTGGTGGAGGAGCTACTTCTGCTTTGCCATCGTCTGCCACTTGGCGATGAGGGTGGGCCAGTCGATGGGGTGGGCGTAGTAGCGGACCTCGTCGGGCCATGCGCCTTTGTGCTTGGCAAACGAGATGCGAGCGACGCCGCTGGAGAAGTTCCTGGCACCAGCCTGGGCGGTCTGCACACCGTTTTCGAGCAGGTCGCCGTTGGTTTTGGCGATGGGACGAACGATGGCGATGTGGCCCGGACGGTGCGGGTCGGGGCTTTCGTAGACGACGGTGACGAGCTCACCCGCATTGGCGAGGCTCTGCGCTTCTGCTGCCGTGGCGACTGGCTCCCAGCCCTGGCTGCCGCTGGACTTCGAATTGAACCACTGCGCCTGCGCACTGGCGAGGAGCTGCTGCGGATGGTCAGGCGGACGCAGCATGTAGATGTCGAGCTTGTAGCCAAGGGCGGCGGTGAACGACGAGCAGTGCGTGGCGCGGTCGGGGCCGGTGGAGGAGGCGGGCTCGTCCTGCTGGCCGGTGAGCCAGTTGATGTGCACCTGCGGCTGCCAGAGGGCGTCGACGTGCATGGAGTCGATGACGCGGTCGAGAAGCTGGCCGGGCTTGGAGACCTCGCCACAGCAGAGGGCGTTGGGGTCAATGGCGGCGGTGGTGAGCGGGGTGCGAGCCGCGGGGGCGGCTTCCTGCGCGTGCGAGACGGCGGGCAGGCTCCACAGCGAGAACGCGAGTAGAGCTGTCGCGATGGAATGCTTTTTCAACACGAGTGATTCTCCCTGACGGTTCGGCCTTGCAAAAGGCAAGGGCTAAAGAAAGGATAAAGGCGCGGACCTGAATGCTGTCCGCGCCTTTGTTGTTTTGAGTGGTGCTCCGGTTAGAACTGGAAGCGGCCGCCGAGTTGAACGGTTCGTCCGCTTGCGGCGGAGGTGGCACTGTTCGCGTTGAGAGCCGGAATGGTGTTGTAAACGTATACGCCGGTCGTCACATCGTAGCCGGTGAAGTTTACGCGGTTGAGAGCGTTGAAGACTTCTGCCGAAGCCGACAAGCGCATGCCGTGACGGAAGCGGATTTCCTTCTGACCGCGAAGGTTGAGGCTCGCGATCATGGATGGCAGGCCCGCGTTACGGCCGAGCATGACACCGTTGATGAAGGGACGATCCGTTGAGGTATTACCGTCGTAGTTCATGTCCGAACCGACGGTGATATTACGCGGCGTACCCGAGTTGGCGATGTACGTTCCTGAGACCGTCCAGTTACCGAAGATCTGGCGTGTCCAGTCGTTGTGATGACGGCGGAAGGTGAGGTACGGAATCTTCCAGACGACAGCACTGGTGAAGCGATGACGGACGTCTTCGTTCGAGACAGACTTTTCTGCGCGCGGATCGAACGGGTTGTTCGGATATGCGCCGTTGAGGAAGTCAGGAGCGTCGTCGAGAGCCTTCGAATAGACGTAGCCTACGCGGTAGCTGAGGCCATGCCACGACTTCTGCTGCAGGGTGACGCGGAGACCAGAGTAGTTGGAGTGGCCCCACGGGCCGGTGATGGTGATGTCGTTGAAGGCATCGTTGATGCGAGCCTTATGGATGAGATCGCCGGTCGCAGTGTCCGTCTCGTCGAGATAGATCGGGCGGTTGTACTGCTGGGGGCAAGGCTGATAGGTCGCGCGCCCCGTGTTGCCGTTGTTCGAGCTGGAAGGGCTGAGGCAGGTATTGCCAGGCACGTAGGGGATATAGGTGGGGTTGAAGCCGAAGCTGCCCTGGTTCTGAGGCGTCAGGATGACGGGCGCATTCAGGTTGGCGTTGGAGACCTTGAGAAGGTTCTGCCCCTGAACGTGCACGCCTGTCACAGAGAGGATGAGCTTGTTTGTGATGGCACGGTCGATTCCGATATCGAACTGGTGGATCATCGGAATTTTCAGACCGGGGTAGGCCACCTGAATCGTCGGAGCAATGCCTGTACCAGTCGGGTAGTTGGCGCTGGCTGCGTACGATCCGCTCTTCCAGAGAGCATCCAGGGTTGCGGTGCTGGAGTTGTAATAGTTGTAGATAAGGGACTTCTTGCTCTGCAACGTGTTGCGGGCGAGGATGAGCAGGTTCTTGTCATAGAACATGCCGTATCCAGCGCGCAGAACCGTCTTGCCCTTGCTATCAAGCGAGTAAGCCAGGCCGACGCGGGGAGCAACGTTGTTGAAGTCGCGGTTCATGCCCGTTGAGAGACCGGACTGGATCGGGTTGGACTGGTCGAGATTGTAGCCCTGCGGCTGGAAGTCGATGTCGTAGCGCACGCCCAGGTTCGCGGTGAGGCGACGAGACACCTTCCAGGAGTCTTCGAGGTACATGCCAAGCTGCGTGTCCGGCAGAGAGATATCCGACGTACCGAAGTTCTGAGCGTAGCGGTATGGGATACCCGAAGCGAAGTTGCCCGAGGTGTAGAAGTTCCAGAAGCCCGAGAAGCCGCCCTGGTAGTTGCTGTTGGCGCGGATGTAGTTGAGCTGTACGCCGGCCTTGAAGAGGTGTTTGCCGATCGTGTAGCTCAAAGCGTCGTCCGCTTCGTAGTGATCTTCGTTGAGCGTTACGGGGAAGTCCGTCGTGGGGCCAACGTAGACCGAACCAGCGATGTCAGCCCCTGGGCCGTAGGTGTTCGGGAGCTGCTTCATGCGCTGCGGAGCCACCATGAAGTGAGCTTCGTTGATCAGGCGCGGAGTGAAGATGTGCGTCCACTCGGTGAAGTAGTTCTGCGTGCGGGTGTACGTTCCAGTCGCAGTCGAGAGATCGTAGTAGTAGCCCGCGTTGGTGCTGTTGGCCTGGATGTACTGCACGTAGAGGACGCGCGCAATGATGGTGTTGCGATCGTTGATGCGGTGATCTACGCGAAGAGAATAAAGCCCCTGGGCGCTGGACTTCGGGATGTAGCGATCAAAATCAAGCCCCTTGACCGGGGAGTTGATAAAAAAGCCTGTCGCCAGTGCAGTGTTGATCGTGTCGTAGGTCGTCGAAGTACAACCTGACGTTCCCAAGTGGCAGAAGTTCGAGCGGTTTGAGGTGTTTAGACCGATGTACTCTGCTGCGCCAAAGAAGTAGGTGCGGTTCTGCTTGAGCGGGCCGCCGAGCGTCGCACCGACGTCGTTACGAGAGTATGTGCCGGGGTCGGCGCTCGTGAAGTAGTTCGGCGTTGTGAACATATTGTCACGGTTGAAGTAGTACGCCGTGCCGTGGAAGTTGTCCGTGCCGCCGCGGGTGACTACGTTGACGAAGCCGCCGCCTGCGCCGCCGAACTCGGCGGGCATCTGCTCGGTGAGGACCTGAAACTGGGCGATAGCGTCCTGCGAAAGCGTCTGGCGGACGTTGCCGTTCAGCGCACCGTTGTTCTCCACGCCGTCGATCATGATCGAGTTCGAACGCGAACGCTGACCGTTGACGGAGAAGCCGGAGTTCTGACCGGTGGTCTGGGTGTCGGTAACGCCCGGAACCGTGACCGCGAAGTCGAGGAAGTTACGGCCGTCCGAGGGCAGGTTGTCGATTTCGACCTGCGAGATCGTTTCGCCGATGCTGGTGCGGTCGGGATCGATGGCAGAGACGTCGGAGTCCACCTGAACGACGGTGTCCGAGTTCGCCATGGTGAGGCCGACGTTGAGCGTCGAGCCCTGGCCGACAGCCAGTGTGATGCCGGTCTGCTTGCGCGTGGCGAAGCCGGAACGCTCGACCGTCAGGGTGTATCCGCCGGGCTTGAGGGCCGTGAAACGAAAGACGCCGTGACTGTCCGAGACGCCGACGCGGATGTCATGCGTCGTCTCATTGGTGAGGGTGAGCGTGGAGCCACCAACCAGCGCGCCGCTGGGGTCATGGACATCCACTTCAAGACCAGCCGTATCGACAGACTGAGCAAATCCGGCTGCGGTGCCTGCGGTAAGCACAGCAGACAATGACAGGGAAAAGAACAAACGAGCCAAACGCATGCCTGGGTCAAACTCCTTCGCGAAACAAAGCGCCTGCATCGACTGCGATGACAGTGATTTAGCAGGCTGGCTCTCGAGTGAAGTCACAGCATAAAAGAGGCCGACACGCGATGATGCGGCGGATGCGTTACGAAAGTGCGAACGCGCTGTGCTCCTGCTACGAGCGGAAACGTTGTTGAGGACCGATGAGCCATACCGTAACACCGCAGACACGGTGCAGCAACCACCGATCTTTCCCGCTGTGCGATGTTCGATTCATAGAATTTTTACCTATCTTGCCCGGCGACGAAAACGCCAGTATGCTCGGAGGCAATCCAACGAATTCGCTGCTGTGATGCGTGCCCGGAGGTACGTGTTGCGGCTCAATCAGGCATCACTCGCGGCTCACCGGAGCCAATCAGGATCCAAGTTCCTCGCTTCCCTTTTTTCAAGCTGAGGACAACGCCTCGGACTGTTCCACGGCCTCAATCCCCGTGTGTCCGCTTATGTGCTCCGGAATGAATCGCCCGATAAGAAGGGATCTTCTCAGGATGGCCGGTCGTTCGCTCGTCAAACGTTTAGCGCTTTCAATCGCTGTCAGCGCGGCATCACTGCTGCCCATGGCGGCTCAAGCCCAACTCCAGGCGTTTAGCCTGGCCAGCACCACAACGACTACGTTCCCGACGACTACGTTGGGGGCGACGTCCGCGTCTCAGACGATTCAGCTGACGACCAGCCGCGCGGTGACGATCACAGGCGTGGCCGTGGCTCCTTCGGCGAACAGCCACCAGGAGTTTACGGTCGGCACGATGAGCGGCTGCGCGGTGAACTCTGCGGCGGCGGCGGGCACGACGTGCTCGATCCCGGTAACGTTCTCGCCGTTCTATGCCGGTACGCGTGCTGGACAGCTTACAGTGACCGATTCGACCGGCGCGGTGTATACCGTGGGTCTGACGGGCCTGGGCGATGGACCGCAGACGCTGCTGACTCCGACGGACATTACGACGGCGATCGGCGCTTCCGGCGGTGTGTACTACTCTGGCGACGGCGGCGTGGCGACGAGCGCACGCATTGGCTATCCCTACGGTGTGTCGACGGATGCGTACAAAAACATCTACATCGCGGATTACTCGACGCAGAACATTCGCGTGATCTACCAGGCGGGCGCAGCCCTGGCCTGCGTGATCGAGATCGAGAACCCGACGCTGTTTGGGCTGACGGCAGGAACGACCTCGTGCACGGGCGCGAACGCCGCACCGGTTGCCGGAAACGTCTACACGCTTGCGGGCAATACGACGCTGTACTCCACGACGGTGACGTCGCACACAGCGGGCACCACCGTAAGCACGCTGGCGGCAAGCCCAACAGCAACGACGATGGACGATCCGTTCCAGGTGACGGTGGATAGCGAAGGCAACGTGCTGGTGTCTTCGTATCTGACGTATGACCTGCGCGTGATCTATGTCGGCGGCGACAAGATGGGCTGCCTGATCGAACTGGAAAACCCCTCGCTCTTCGGCCTCGCCACGGGAGCGACCTCCTGCACGGGCGCTACTTCGGCTCCGATTCCGGGCTACCTCTATCGCATTGGAGGCACCAGCTCACCGGGTGCTTCGGGTGATGGCGGCATCGCGACCTCGGCGCTGATGGCCTACGGCTACGGCATCACGACTTCGCCGGACGGCGACATCTTCTTCCTCGATGTATCGACGAACTCCGCACGTACGACACGCATCCGCGTGATCTATAACGGCGGTGCAGCAGCAGCAGCCCTCATCCAGGCGACCAACCAGGGTGTGACGCCGCAGCGCGGGTACGTTTACAAGGTTGCTGGCGGTGTCTTCGGAACATCAGGCGATGGAGCCATTGCAACTTCGGCAGGCATCACCTACTCCAAGGGGCTGAAGGTGGATGCCTACGGCAACATCATCTTCACCGACTACAACACGTCCGCAACCATCACGACCTTGCCGCTGGAAGCACGAGTCCGTGTGATCTATAACGCCGGTACTCGCATGGCTTCGCTGATCCAGAAGGAGACGGGCAGCACAGCGGTTGCGGGCTACGTTTACACGCTGGCGGGCAGCACGGCGCCGGGCGCGACGAGCGGCAACGGCGGTGCGGCTTCGGCAGCGAACTTCGTGACGCCGTACGGTGTCACGGTTGACCCGGCAGGAGATATCTTCGTCGTCGATTACGGCGACAAGACGATCCGCCGCATCAGTGTGGCTGACGGCAATATCTATGCGTATGCCGGTATCAGCGGCACGTCTTCGGTGACAAACGGCAACTCGCTGACGACCGGTGGCCTGTGGCTTCCGATCGGTCTGGCCGTGGCTCCCGATGGCGGCATCGACGTTGCCGATTACGGCATCTACCGCGTTCGCGTCGTTGGCGCTTCCGCTTCGGCGATTGCGTATGCAAGCGCAGTTCCAGTGGGCACCACGGGGACGCCTACCTTTGTGTATCTGCAGAACCTGGGCACGGAGCCGGTAACGGTTGCGAGCACGGTGGCTTCCGCGAACTTCGCCGTGGTGGCGGGGACGACGGGTGCACTCTACGCGACCGATTGCAGCACACTGCCTACACTGCAGCCGGGTGATAGCTGCTCCGCTGGCGTGGCCCTGGCTCCGACGGCGCTGGGAGCTGCGACCGGAACGCTGACGATCACGGACAACTCGAACGGCGTGAGCACGCAGCATGTTGTCACGCTGACGGGTACGGCTTCCTACCAGAGCGCCGTAACGTTGACCTCTTCAACGAACCCGACGTTTGCCGGTGACACGGTGACGCTGACGGCTAATGTTGCCGCCGCCGCAGGGCAGGACACCACAACGGCTCCGGCGCTGATCGGTACGGTGAAGTTCACCGACGGCACCGCGACGCTGGCGACGGTCTCCATTGACTCCAGCGGCAACGCGACGACAACGGATGGCCCGCTGACCGGAGGGACGCACTCCATCAAGGCAACGTTCACGCCGGACAGCACGATCGCGGCGCAGTGGGCGGGAGCCTCTGCATCGCTGTCGCAGGTGGCTACCGCCATCACAACGACAACGACACTGACCAGCTCGGCGGCTAACGCAAACCAGAACGCCAATGTAACGTTCACCGCAGTGGTCGCCGCTGCAGGCACCATACCGACGAGCGCTCCGGCGATCGCAGGTACGGTGGCCTTCACGGTAGATGGTGTGGCCATTACCGGCTCGCCCGTAACGGTTGATGCCACAGGAACGGCGACGATCTCCACAAGCACGATGACTGTAGCCAGCCACACGATTGTGGCTACGTTCACACCGTCGTCGGTCTACTACGCAACGTCCACGGCAACGATTACGCAGGTAGTTTCTTCACCGTCGTACTCGGTACTCTCGAGCAATACGGGTGTGGCTGTGGCAACGGGAACGGCGACGGTGGTTCCCTTCTCGGTGACCTCGGTGGGCGGCTACACGGGTACGGTGTCGGCGAGCTGCGGAACGCTGCCTTCTTACATGACGTGCTCGTTCTCGCCGAAGAGCGTGGCGTTCACCGGAACGAACACGACGCAGACGATCAACCTGTCGATCGGTACGACTGGCGGCTCGGCTGCGCTGGCTACGCATAGCAACGGCATCACCTTTGCGGCTCTGTTTGGCGCAGGGTTGCTGGCGCTGCTCGCGGGTAAGCGTCGCAAGCTTCCCGCGGTGCTGATGATCGTGCTCGGCCTGGCGGCTGCGGCGACGATTACAGGCTGCGGCAAGACGGCGACCGCGAGCCGCGGGACGCAGAACATCAACGTCACGTTCACCGACGGAACGACCTCGTACACGGTGGTCGAGACGGTTTCGGTGATCGGCAACCCCTAGGCTGTAGCAGAACGAATGCAAGAAAGGCCCGCCGGTTGGCGGGCCTTTCTGCGTTTGTCCGGATTACGTTTGTGGCGGAGAGAAGAAATTGAACCCGGTGTTTCTTCGCGAAAGGCAAAGGCGAACACGGAGAGCACGGTGCGTGCGGAGGAACACGGAGGGATTCTGAGGTGAGGTTGGGTTCGTGGCTCCGCGGGCGACAAGCGGGGCTCTCACTGCGTTCGAGATGACAAGCAGATGTGGAGATAGGCAAATATGCCTACTTCGAGATAAGCGGACGTGGAGATAAGGAAACATGTAGACGTGGCAAAGCCTGAGCAGATGGCTCAGGCTTTGCTGTTTCGAGGCTTGGTTGAGAGCGCTTAGCGGCTGCCGAAGCGGTGCTGGTGCCACTTCCAGGCGCTGGCCAGGATCTCGTCGAGGTCTGCGTGTTGAGGTTGCCAGCCGAGGACCTCGCGAGCGCGGTCGGAGCTTGCGACGAGGCGGGCTGGGTCGCCAGCGCGGCGCGGCTTCAACTCTGCCGGGATGGCAGCGCCGGTGACGCGGCGGGCAGACTCGATGACCTGCTTGACGGAGAAGCCCTGGCCGTTGCCGAGGTTGACGAGGATGCGGCCCTGCTCGTCGAGCTTGCTGAGCGCAAGGATGTGCGCTTCGGCGAGGTCGCGGACGTGGATGTAGTCGCGGATGCAGGTGCCGTCGGGAGTGTCGTAGTCGTCGCCGTAGATGAAGATCGATTTGCGAAGGCCGAGGACGGTGTCGAGGATGAGGGGGATGACGTGCGTTTCGGGCTCGTGCTGCTCACCGCGCGCGTCCAGCGCACCGGCTACGTTGAAGTAGCGGAGCGTTGCGGTCTTGAAGCCGTGAACGCGATGGAACCAGGAGAGCATCTGCTCGACGAGCAGCTTGGATTCGCCGTAGGCGTTGGTCGGGGAGAGCTTGGCTGTCTCGGGGATTGGGACGGCGTCGGGTTCGCCGTAAACGGCGGCGGTGGAGGAGAAGACGAGGCGGCGGACGCCGGTGGCGTGCATGGCTTCGAGCAGAGAGAGCGTAGAGGCGGTGTTGTTGCGGAAGTAGATTTCGGGCTTCTGCATGGACTCGCCGGCTTCGATGAGAGCAGCGAAGTGCAGGACGCCGTCGGGCTGCAGGTCACGCAGGAGGGCCTCGACGCGGGGGCGGTCGGCGATATCGGCCTGGACGAACTCGACGCCTTCGGGGACGGACTCGCGGCGGGCGTGCGAGAGATTATCGAGGACGGTGACGCGGAAGCCGCGGTCGCGCAGAAGGCTGGCAACTGTGCCGCCGATATAGCCTGCGCCACCTGTGACAAGAACGTTGTTCAAAGCGTTTCTCTCCGTGGCTGGCTCTGCGAGATTGAAGTGGATGGGAGCAGAGCAGCACCCTCCGAAGAGCCTATCAGTTTGGGTGCGACGAGGGCTTTAGCGACCAAAGAAAACGGCTGCGGAGAGGGCTCCGCAGCCGCTTGTTTGCTGAACTGTTGTTTAGCTGGAGTAGGGAGCTAAGACGGTGAGCGC carries:
- the galE gene encoding UDP-glucose 4-epimerase GalE, whose amino-acid sequence is MNNVLVTGGAGYIGGTVASLLRDRGFRVTVLDNLSHARRESVPEGVEFVQADIADRPRVEALLRDLQPDGVLHFAALIEAGESMQKPEIYFRNNTASTLSLLEAMHATGVRRLVFSSTAAVYGEPDAVPIPETAKLSPTNAYGESKLLVEQMLSWFHRVHGFKTATLRYFNVAGALDARGEQHEPETHVIPLILDTVLGLRKSIFIYGDDYDTPDGTCIRDYIHVRDLAEAHILALSKLDEQGRILVNLGNGQGFSVKQVIESARRVTGAAIPAELKPRRAGDPARLVASSDRAREVLGWQPQHADLDEILASAWKWHQHRFGSR